The segment cctcaaaaaagaaaaattataagaaaaatacagaaaaatatccctcatgaacatacatgcaaaaaaaaaaaaaaaaaaacacctcttaACATAGTATTAGTAAACCATATCCTTTAACATGGAAAAAGAATTCTATacaatgaccaagtgggatttatgccaaACATATAAAGTTGGCTTAATATCTAACAATTATTTAATATAACATACCATATTAATAAGATAAATGCCAAAAATCATGAGATCATCCCAAAATacatagagaaagcatttgaaaaagttCAGTAGCCACACGTCCCAAGAACTAGGAATAGaatggaacttcctcaacctgataaaggacatctaccAAAGCCCTAAaactaatatcatacttaatttGAAAGTCTAAAAGATTTTCCCCTTACATTGGAAAAGGTAAGGGTATCTGTTCTTTCTACTTCTATTCAGCATCCTATTGGAGTTTCTAtccaatgcaataaggcaagaaaaagaaattagcagTGTTaaagactggaaaagaagaaggaaaattgtaTTTACAAATGGCATGATACTgaatatagaaaatccaaaaagtcCACAAAAAAAatctactagaactaataaataagttAGCAAGGTCATAGGATATAAGATCACTACTTAAAAAACAATTGtaattcggggctggccccatggccgagtggttaagttcgcgcgctctgctgcaggcggcccagtgtttcgttagttcgaatcctgggcgcagacacggcactgctcatcaaaccacgctgaggcagcgtcccacatgccacaactagaaggacccacaacgaagaatacacaactatgtaccaggggggctttggggagaaaaaggaaaaaataaaatctttaaaaaaaaaaaaaacaattgtaattctacatactagcaatgaacaatccaaaagtgaaattaagaaaatagttctATTCACAATTGCATaaaaattcataataataaatttaacaaaacgtgtaagacctgaaaattattaaacattgctgagagaaattaaagttcTAAATAACTGGAGAGTTAGTCCATGTTCATGTATTGGGAGATTCAATCTTATTGAAATAGATATTCTCCTCAAATTGTTCTATAGATACAATACCTAGCAAAGTAGAAGcagaatttttttataaattgacAACCTAATCTTAAAACTTACATGGAAGAACAAAGGACTGAacatagccaaaacaactttgtaaaagaagaacaaagctggagcaaTTACAcaatctgatttcaaaacttattataaagcttgagtaataaagacagtgtgatattgacATAGGATAGATATATAGGTCAATGAAACATaacagaaaaatccagaaataaacacttacATTTATAGATAATTGATTTACAACAAAAATGCCAAGGCgattcaatgaggaaaagatagctttttaaaaaattgttctggGACAATTGAATacccatatgcaaaaaaaaattttgtatttggACCTTTACCTTATatcatacacaaatattaactcaaaagaGATCATAGATCTAAACGTAACCACTAAACTGTaacacttctagaagaaaatctttgtgatcttggataaGGCAAAATTTtcctagatatgacaccaaaagtacaatacataaaagaaaaactggataaataggacttcatcaaaatgtaaaactctAGCTCTTTAAAACACaacattgagaaaatgaaaaagcaagccacagactgggagaaaatactttaaaatcatacatctgataaagaagttgtatccagaatatgtaaataactcttacaactcaaaaaataagacaaactacccaatttaaaaatgggcaaagatatgGATAGACATTCACCAAAGAATATATGAAAATGATTAATAACATCAATATCTTTGGTTATTAGGAACATGCAAATTAAACACAGGACAACACTACAAATCCACTAGAAAGACTATAATGAAAAATACGATATAAGATATTGATTAGGATATGAAATGCTGGTACTAGTGTTGGCAAAGATATATCAAAATTGGTAgagccattttggaaaaaaattcaacaatttctttaaaagttacatataaatttaccatacaatctagcaattccactctcaGGCactacccaagagaactgaaatcaAATGTCTTCACAAAGACTATTACTGGCtcttcacagcaacattattcataatacacaaaaggtggaaaaaatccaaatgtctatcaactagTGAGATCAGTGAAACTCCATAGAAAGTCTGAAAACAAAGTCATACATACAAGATCAACTGATTTTATACAAAGACATCAACATAATTCAATGGGGGAAATGAtggtcttctcaacaaatggtgctgaaacaactggagatatatatatatatatatatataaatgaactCCTATCACTgcatacacaaaaactaattttaaatggGTAATGTAAATAACcataaaaactgtaaataaaaaattctaaaaacaatcatgagagaaaatattataaccttagaatagaaaaatatttctcaggACCCAAAAGCACTAACTACAAAAAGGTAATTGATAAGTTTTcagttaatgaaatttgaaagctTCTTCTCTTTGAAACACACTTTCAAATGAAACATGAAGCCACAgactaaagaagataaaatatattcaCCTGACAAAGGGcttttatctaaaatatataaagaactcatacaattccatcataaaaagacaaatacctgcaatccctatcaaatttccaatgacatttttcatagaaatagaacaaagaatcctaaaatttatatggaacaacaaaagaacacgAACAGTcaaaggaatcctaagaaaaaaacgaagctggaggtatcaccctctctgacttcaaaatatgctacgaagctatagtaatcaaaacagcatagtattgccacaaaaacagacacacagatcaatggaacgggattgagagtccagaaataaacaaacacacacctatggaagctaattttcaacaagggagtcaagaacatacaatggagaaaggaaagtctcttcaataaatggtgttgggaaaactggacaggcacatgcaaaagatcAGTTTTTTACACCATACAAAAAAGTAgcccattatcttacaccatacacaaaaattgattcaaaatgaattaaagacttaaatgtgaaacccgaaaccatgaaacttctagaagaaaatacaggcagtatgctcttcaacattggtcttagcagcatattttcaagtaccatgtctgattgGGCAAGtcaaacaataggaaaaatatacaaatgagattatatcaaactaaaaagccactgcacagcaaagaaaaccatcaacaaaacaaaaagataacctaacaattgagagaatatatttgcaaatcatatatctgatgaggggttaatatccaaaatacgtaCAGAACTCATAcatcccaacaacaaaaaaattaacaacccaattaaaaatgggcaaaagacgtgaacagatatttctccaaagaagatatacagatggccaacaggcacatgaaaagatgtccaacatccactgattatcagggaaatgcaaatcaaaactacaatgagatatcacctcacactcattagaatggctataattagtaAAACAGggaataataagtgttggagacgatgtggagaaaaaggaactccatacactgctggtgggagtacaaactggtggacccactatggaaaacagtattgagattcctcaaaaaattaaaaataggactaccatgtgatccagctgttccactgctgggtatttatgcaaagaacatgaaaacaccaatgcaTAAAGATCTATGctctcctatgttcattgcagtattattcacaatagccaagactttgaagcaacctaggtgcccatcaaaggatgaatggagaaggagatgtggtatatatacgcaatgaaataccactcagccataaaaaacgatgaaatctggtcatttgtgacaacatggatggactttgagtgattatgctaagcaaaataagtcagagggagaaagtcaaatactgtataatctcactcataaatagaagataaaaacaacaacaaaccaacacatagagacagagattggagtggtggttaccagaggagaagaggggagggaggcggatgaaaggggtgattaggcacatgtgtgtggtaatggattgtagttagtctttgggtggtgaatatgtaGTAATCTACactgaaatcaaaatataattatgtacacccaaaatttatataatactaTAAGTTaatattaccacaataaaaaaaagaccaATGCAATAAAATATAGGCAAACTTGAACAGATGCTTCATGAAAGAAGATAATATAAGTAGCCAATAAAGAGATGCTCAACAACTTAGGCATCAGAGAAATGTAAGTTAAAActgtaatgagatatcacttcatatcCACTAGTATGGCTAaattcaaaaaattaacaatactaAGTGCTgacaagaatgtagagaaattggaaatcTCAaaattgctggtgggagtacaaacactttgcaatatagttttaaggtttcttataaagtttaacATACCCTTATcacatgatccagaaattccacttgtaggtacttacccaagagaaatgaaaatatatttccagaAAAGGCTTGTACGTGAAAATTcatagcagatttattcataaaagcaaaactggaaacaattatttattgctgcataacaattACCCCAAAACTGAATGGCTTcagacaacaaatatttattatctcatagtttctatGAGTCTGAACTCAAAAGCAACTTAGCCAATGGTTCTATCTTAGGGTGTCTCATGAGGCTGTAGACAAGATGTCAGCTGAATTGCAGTCCTTAGAAGATTTGGATGAAGCTGGAGGTTAGTTATAACATGTCTCAATCATGCTGTTTATTGTTAGCAAGGAGCCTTAGTTCCTCCCCAAATGTGCCTCTCCACTGCTTGAATGCTTTCATGACATGGTGGATGACATgaacaatccaaaagaaaaaacaagaaggaagTCACAATGTCACTTATGACCTAGCCTTGGATGTCACACACCGTCATTTCTGCCACTTTTTATTTGTTACAAGTGACTAAGTACAATTCACACTGAAGAGGAGAAGTAGGCTCTACCTTGTGAAGGgagaaatatcaaagaatttgGGGACTAATTGAAAACCACCATAAACCCAAATATCTATTATTTGGGTTTacgaatggatgaacaaattgtgacatatttatacagtggaatacaatggaataatagtGATAAAAGAGGAATGGACTGTTTATACACaaaataacatggatgaatctcaatgTTGTGCAGAGTATAAGAAGCCAAACACGAAAGGGTGTGCACTGAATCAATCTTGTATGTGAAGTTCTAGAACAAGCATAACAATCTAAAAtgatagaaatcagatcagtgaTTACTTAAAGCATGGAGTGGAGAGAATTATCATAAACGGACATGAGGAATTTCTtaggtgatagaaatgttctatatcttcaCCAGGGTAATGTTTACCTGGATGTACACATTTACCAAAACTCAGTGAACTGTGCTTTAAAATCTGTGCATTctattatgtaaattatacttctatttaaaaggaggaaggaaataaaccaAAGTAAGGAGGTATTGATTAAGCACAGTAGAGGCTTGTGAGGAAAGACTGGAAATATGGGACACCCAGGAGATGgtggcaaaaagaaaacaatacccCTGTACTCCTCAATTACACAGGGGAGCAGAGGTTGACCTTTTATTTACCAAGGGGAGCATCATTGCTGGCACATTTCCTCTAGATCCTCCCCTCTCTGTTTAACCATCATTAGTGGCAATGGCTGATTAATTGTGACTTATGAATGAGGCCCCTAGTCTTGGCAGAATTAATGAGCTGTTTCTCTCCACGGAATGGGAGTCCTGGGATCCCTCCCTCCATCACCTCATCATGCTTCCTTTTTTACCTCCAGGACCACTAAAAGAGAAGGTAATTTTCTGCATTGAGGAGGAGAGGTTAATAGCGAAAACCTCCATAGTAAGgagctctctctgtcttcacacCATAGCAAAGTGATGGTGGGATGTGGTTACTGTATAACCTCTTCAGTCAGccgacctgagttcaaatctcagcaCTGGTGCTTACTAGCCACACTTTCCAGAACAAGAAATTTATCctctgtgtgttttcatttctttctctgaaaaggAAGCTAAGAGTACCTTCCTCTTAAAGTTGTTATAAGGAGCAATATACTGTGAAGTGCTTTGAAAAATGGCTGGGGAAGTAAGCACCAGCAATCATACTCTTACTTCAAATCTAAGCTCTAACCAATTTCACAGGTATAATTTTTCTCTATAGTTTTCCTTTAGTTCTCAATGTGAGAATCAAGTGGATGCTCCAACCAGTCCAGAAGCTCCTAGTCATAGGGAAGCTCTGGCAGCAAGGCACCGAGGAGATTCTGACTTTACTGTGGGTAAGTTACAAGCGTATTCTTCTCCCACAGCCCATCCATTTCCACACGTCCTCAGTAGTGTTTGAATCAAACAGGGTCTAGAATCCTGGCCCTGGCACTAATTGGATAAGTgaataaccttgggcaagttacttaacttatTTGAGACTGTTTTGTCTGCAAAGAAGGAATAATGTTAACTATTTTTCAGGGTTGTTGTCAGATCAGGAAATTTTCAGGAAATTTTTCAGGATTTTCAGGAAGTTTTTTAACATAGTACCTGATACATAGgaagcactcaacaaatggtaACTGCTAAGGCAATAGGTGGTTATCATTAGTGGGTTATAGAGCAGAATTTGTATCTCATAACCTTGTAGCACCTAGTAAGTGACTGGCTCTTTGGTGACCAACAAAGGAATGAACGTATACATGAATATGGAATTAATAGGAAGTTGGAAAAGTAGGGCTTGCCTTTTGTTGGAGTAAGACAAAAGCAGGGTAAAGAGAAGGAGAGTAGAAAGATATGCTTTGAGTAAGAACAGGAGAGAACAGAGAGCTAAAGGAAGATAAACACTGCAGAGATTCAGAAACATACAAAATTGAGACAATACGTAGccaagagaataaaaatgtgaaaaattctaaagttgatggataaataaaatatggtgaGCAATTGCTGTGATATAAAAGGTATGATAACTGTAAAGTTTGAAAGGAATGATGATTTAAAATAATCAGAATAGCATTTACTTATTCAAGGAGAATAAAGGAAATGTGATCGGGGAGGGACACACGGAGGGCTGCTAAGATATTAGCAACATTCGTTCCATTCTTAAATTGGGGATAGGAGGGAAAGTACaacatgtgttcattttattattctgcAAAATCCATAGACATATTATATACACTCTTTTGTtcaaataattaacattttttgaaaaaggaaacaaatcctcTCCTAAAGGGGAAAAGTAATGATGGAGAAAAGAacatggaagaaaacaaaaaaagagggagtCCCGACAGAAACAGAATAAGATGCATCTTTTAAGACAAAATGGAGCCCCTGAGATGGAGAGATGATCACACCATCCTGTAAACTCCCAGGGCACTTTCTGCCAACAAGGCCACCAAGTTGCTTGCCACCTCATCCCCTAAAAGACCTTCCTAAGATTGTCTGTTTTCAGAAGACCCCCAGTTCCTACCTCTTTACTGCCAGGGTGGCTGCCACATCCCACTCCCATCTTTGATCTCATGTTCTGTGTCCCAACACAGTCTTTCATAGCAAAGATCCAGGTCaccttaaaaatctttaaaaaactacCTCTGGAAGGTTTTCTTTGACTCACTCACTCAGATTCCTCCTTTGATCTTCAGACTTCCTTCTCTCACCTAcccattatctttgttttatttgccTTCAGTTTCTGGGGGTCTTGACAATTTTCCATGTATTTCCCAGTGTTTATCATGTGCATGAGGCCACGCTCCCTCCACCCTCTCAGCTTCTCCTGGTGAGGCCTGAACCCATCACTCTATACTTTAAGACGTTGTTTCAGTGGCTAAGGAAAGACTACTAAAAAGAACAAGGTCAGTCATAAGAAGTCTAGACTGGATCTTTTATGAGAAAAATTGCAATAAAGGTCATTATTAGAAAAATTATAAGTATGGACTACAGAGTCCataataatattttatcagtGTTGGATTTCCTATATTTAGTAACTGTACTGTGTTTAcacaaaaaaaatttccttttgcttAGAAACAAGATGCTAAAATATGAAGGCATGAAGAGGCATTATGTATGTAACCCGCTACCCAGTAGCTCAGAATAAATATAATTCCATGTATaaagaaaaaggtgaaataataaaaagtagcaAATACTAACAATTTGTTAATATGGATAAAGTTTATACAGGAGCCTTTTAGACTACTCTTGGAAATTTTCTGCaagttttaaatgtatatataaatgtttttttaagattcaaCTAGTGAATAGAATTaaggaagcattaaaaaattctaaattctacTTCAATATCTCAATCTCAACTCTGCGTATTTTGCTATTGATGTAATCTtgtctgaaaaggaaaatatttaaaaattatctcacCTTTCTTGTTTCTAAGCTGCAATATTGGAGATTTTTGCAGTTACAGAACAAAGAACTGGCGGCATTTTTGGTCTTATTTTTGCCATATTGCACATAATGTTAAATTGAGGTTAGGGCTTTTCCTTTGTTGGGAATGCTCTTGTTAATAAACCATAACTTTTTTAAGGGGACAAAATCATCTAATTAATGTCTCTGTGGTGGGGTCACTTCACACAAAGGAGAAATCTCCTTAATTCATGATTTTACCTCTAGTGGCTCCCCTCCAAATAAGGGTAATATAGATAAAACATGAATGATTCCAGGAAATATATGCCCCAGAGTAGAAAATAACCCTGAGTAGATATTTATGAAAGTGAAATTCAGTCAAAAGGATTTCTTTGCTAATTCTTCCTGGATACACTTAGGAGAATATTGGGAACTATCACAGTACTCGGAACAAAATAAGTGCTCCATAATTGAttattgaattaataaaaattatttcattaatccATATTTCACATCAGCTTTTTTTGCCTTCAACCAGTAAGTCTGAGGTACCAGTGTGAGGCTCCATCTGTTTTCCAGCATATTTGTGGTTTCCTCCTCCTCCTAGACAACATCTGACCAGGAGgaacaggggaagagaaggagccaCTGGACTGTGATGTGCCTGTAAAGAAACGCTGactgagaggaagggaagagaaacatcCTCCTGCTATGACCCGACAAGTACGCAGAGACAGTTTTGCTAAGACAGGTCGGAACACACTGCTCTGACTTCTCTCATCCTTCTGGGTCTGGACAGGAGCAGGCCATGGTCAACCAAAGCTCCCCAGTGGACTTCCTCCTTCTGGGCTTCTCTGAATACCCAGGACTTGAAAGAACCCTCTTCATCATTGTCTTCACTTCCTACCTCCTGACTCTGATGGGCAACACACTCATCATCCTGCTGTCTGTGCTGGACCCCAGGCTCCACTCTcctatgtactttttcctctccaaCCTCTCCTTCTTGGACCTCTGCTTCACCACAACTTTTGTTCCCCAGATGCTGGTCAACCTCTGGGACCCAAAGAAGACCATCAGCTTCCTTGGCTGCTCTGTCCAGCTCTTCATCTTCATGTCCTTGGGAACCACTGAGTGCATCCTCCTGACAGTGATGGCCTTTGACCGCTATGTGGCTGTCTGCCAGCCCCTCCACTATGCGACCGTCATCCACCCCCGCCTATGCTGGCAGCTGGTGGCTGTAGCCTGGGTTATGGGTCTTGTCCAATCAATAGTACAGACACCACCCACGCTCCGCCTGCCCTTTTGCCCCCACCGGAAGATAGATGACTTTTTATGTGAAGTCCCTTCTCTAATTAGACTATCCTGTGGAGATACCACCTTTAATGAAATCCAGTTAGCTGTGTCCAGTGTCATTCTCGTGGTTGTGCCCCTAAGCCTCATCCTTGTCTCTTACTGTGCCATTGCCCGTGCAGTACTAAGGATTAATTCTgcaaaagggaggaagaagactTTTGGGACCTGCTCCTCCCATCTCATGGTTGTCACTATCTTCTACAGTTCAGTCATTGCTGTCTACCTCCAGCCTAAAAATCGCTATGCCCAGAAGAGAGGCAAGTTCTTTGGTCTCTTCTATGCAGTAGGAACTCCTTCACTTAACCCTCTGATATACACCCTGAGGAACAAGGAAGTAAAGAGGGCATTCAGGAGGTTGCTGGGGAAGGATGAGGACCCCAGAGAGAGCTGAAGGAGAAAGCTGCTTAATGTGCTTTCTAAATTATGAAGATTTTATTCATGATTTATTAGAGTGGTGAGTTCCTCAGTCCACTGTTTTTTCCACACACACCTGAGCCACTGCAGTGTGTCACTGTGTAACAACGTGGCatttaagagagagagacagaaactgaGTTAAGAGGAAGTAGGTATCTCTATAAGATACCTTAAATTCAAACGCTGTCAAGCCTGACCATTCTCATTATTTCTTCTGTTATCCTTCCTGTTTTTACTGTCTTGCCTTCTATAGATTCCCTAACTCTGTCATGCTCATTTTTGGCTATATAATCTCTGTTCAACTGTTATGTCAGTATAGGGAGATAGCTCCACCATGACACTCTGGAGTCCTTACACATATCTACATACATCACACAAGCAAAGGCTTGAAGCACAGCTAATCTGAGACTTGGCAGGACGCCTTTTGATCCTCCTGGAACATGACAGAATGGAAGACTTGTTAGGATCTGCCTCAAAGCCGTCTCTTACTCTCCTTCTTATATCCTCCAGGAGGCTGTCAGGAGACAATTCCTTATTACCTCCCAGATTTTGATGGGTTATGAGGCTTCTACTCTATACCCCTTAGGATATTAATACAGCATACCAAATCCAGgaacataaaaaaagaattatactatgaccaagtaggatttatcccagggatgcaaggttGGATTAACATCtggaaatcaattaatgtaattctTCTTATCGacagattgaaaaataaaaatcacatgattatctcaatagatgcagagaaaacacttGACAACATCCAAAACCCTTTcgtgataaaaacattcaaaataaaacttggaatagaagagaacttcaaTTTGATAAAGGGTGTCTACAAAACCCCCCTaaacagctaacatcatacttaatagtgaaagactagATGCTtgcccctaagatcaggaacaagaggAGGATGATGTCTAtttcactacttctattcaacattgtactgcaGGTTTTAGCCAAgaaaattagataagaaaaagaaataaaaagcatctaggttggaaatgaagaagttaaaatatctctatttgcagatgatatgatcttgtatacagaaaatcttaaggaattatcttaaaaactactagaactaataactTGAGTTCAGCGAGGTTGccagatacaagatcaatatacaattatcaattgtgtttctatacatttgcaatgaaaaatccaaaaataaaattaagaaaaaaacttattcacaatagtatcaaaaagaataaaatagttagtaataaatttaacaaaataagtacAAAACTTATACCctgaaaattaacaaatattttcaaaagaattaaagatctaaataaatggaaaaacatcctaTGTTGATGGATCAAAAGACTtactattgttaagatgacagtataccccaaactgatctatagattcaacacaatctatATCAGAAACCCAGCTGACTTTTTTGTGCAAATTGACAGGCTGATTCTAAAcatcatatggaattgcaagggacccaAAAGAAGAGTAATGTAAGATTCAGGCTTCCCAATTTTAACACATACTACAAACCAAAAGCAATCAagacaaagtggttctggcacaaagATAGACACATAGGTCAgcagaatagaattgagagtccaaaaTTAAACCCATATGTCTATGGTCAAGTGACAAGGTTGCTGACAAGGTTGCTAACAAGTTTGCCAATACCAAGGGagccaagatcattcaatggggaaagaaaagtgTCTTCAGTGAATGGTGCTGTGACAActagatagccacatgcaaaaaaatgaagttggacccttacctcacacgacatacaaaaattaccaaaatggatcaaaaatctaaatattaaaaaaactataaaatttgtagaataaaacataggggtaaatatTCATGACCTGAATTTGGCAAATGTTcattagatatgacaccaaaatcatgAGCAATagtagaaaaatagataaatagcgcttcatcaaactttaaaacttttgtacttcaaaggacaccatcaagaaagtgaaaagagggggccagcccggtggcacagcggttaagtttgcaccttccactttggcagcctggggttcaccagttcagatcccaggtaggGACCTgtgcgctgcttgtcaagccatgctgtggcaggtgtcccacatataaagtagaggcagaagggcacagatgttagctcagggccagtcttcctcagcaaaaagaggaggattggcagcagacgttaactcagggctaatcttcctcaaaaaaaaaaagaaagaaagtgaaaagtaaacacggaatgagagaaaatatttgcaaatcaaatatttaataagggacttgtatctaaaatgtataaagaactcttacaacccaataataaaaagacaacccaattttttaaaatggtcaataagcatgaaaaaatgctcaatatgaTTAGCCATCAAGGAAGGGCAAATGAAAACCACGTGAGATGCCGCTCACACTcactaatttgaaaaaagaaagaaagaaggaaggaaggaaaagaaagtgctggcaaggatgtgaggaatttaaaatgttacaactgcttggaaaacagtttggcacttcctcaaaaggttaaatatagagttaccatatgatctagcaatttcactcctgggtttatatccaagagaattaaaaacatatgttcatacaaaacttgcccatgaatattcatagcagcattattcataatagtcaaaaagtggaaataacccaaaagtccatcaactgatgaatcgataaacaaaatgtgctatatccacaaaatggaagattattcagcaataaaaggaatgaacttcTGATTCATGCTACGACAcgaatgaatcttgaaaacattatgctaagtgaaagaagccagacatgaaaggccacatattgtatgattccatttatatgaaatagccagaataggtaaatccatagagacagaaaatagatcaaTGATTGTTAGGTACTGGAGGTTGGAAGATAAGGGGAGTGACTACTAATGACAATGACGTTTTTCTTTGggctaa is part of the Equus caballus isolate H_3958 breed thoroughbred chromosome 20, TB-T2T, whole genome shotgun sequence genome and harbors:
- the OR2H1E gene encoding olfactory receptor family 2 subfamily H member 1E, which gives rise to MVNQSSPVDFLLLGFSEYPGLERTLFIIVFTSYLLTLMGNTLIILLSVLDPRLHSPMYFFLSNLSFLDLCFTTTFVPQMLVNLWDPKKTISFLGCSVQLFIFMSLGTTECILLTVMAFDRYVAVCQPLHYATVIHPRLCWQLVAVAWVMGLVQSIVQTPPTLRLPFCPHRKIDDFLCEVPSLIRLSCGDTTFNEIQLAVSSVILVVVPLSLILVSYCAIARAVLRINSAKGRKKTFGTCSSHLMVVTIFYSSVIAVYLQPKNRYAQKRGKFFGLFYAVGTPSLNPLIYTLRNKEVKRAFRRLLGKDEDPRES